In one window of Fibrobacter sp. DNA:
- a CDS encoding redoxin family protein translates to MNIKKIAFGAAALALVACNEQSAAPKKVAIDANTSDFDKFAYMLGAQFGGQNFTLIPRQMGEELNEDAVIQAIRDNVKANNDTAFKLQMTPEQIQEIGQHYTVIARKRAEEIRPDSATLANLGDDQAKVRAYIDSVGRAQPIAKTTPSTGAAVVVNAESSNNIKFSYLIGLQFANQLIGIGKQFETTLDEDYFILGVKESSAKVQDSTFTLQLPEDSLAAIGQRFQAKAQEMRAAAAKKFEEEQQKLKEEVAGMKGDTLLNGMPKLMNYKVKVSGISAKADDITAFANKSLLVFYFSATCGHCAHAAPQILEIAKEFAKDGLTTLAVASGGNNKSGIRKFMDNANWDATVNVVWDESRQFGELYSDGYVPKVYLVNPDGSYKMYAAFESEKDTLKAEIAALLKGKKVEWNPEDPRKAEEAKAAEAPAAAK, encoded by the coding sequence ATGAACATTAAGAAGATCGCATTTGGCGCTGCAGCTCTTGCTCTCGTTGCTTGCAATGAACAGTCTGCTGCTCCTAAGAAGGTTGCCATTGACGCTAACACCTCTGACTTCGATAAGTTTGCCTACATGCTGGGCGCTCAGTTCGGCGGTCAGAACTTTACCTTGATTCCTCGCCAGATGGGTGAAGAACTGAATGAAGATGCTGTAATCCAGGCTATCCGCGATAATGTCAAGGCAAACAACGATACTGCCTTCAAGCTCCAGATGACTCCGGAACAGATTCAGGAAATCGGTCAGCATTACACTGTTATCGCTCGTAAGCGTGCCGAAGAAATTCGCCCGGATAGTGCAACTCTCGCAAACCTCGGTGATGACCAGGCCAAGGTTCGCGCCTACATTGATTCTGTTGGCCGCGCTCAGCCCATTGCAAAGACTACTCCCTCTACCGGTGCAGCAGTGGTCGTGAATGCAGAAAGCTCCAACAACATCAAGTTCTCCTACCTGATTGGTCTTCAGTTTGCAAACCAGCTGATCGGTATCGGCAAGCAGTTCGAAACCACTCTGGACGAAGACTACTTCATCCTGGGTGTCAAGGAATCTTCTGCAAAGGTTCAGGACTCTACCTTTACTCTCCAGCTTCCCGAAGATTCCCTCGCTGCTATCGGTCAGCGCTTCCAGGCCAAGGCCCAGGAAATGCGCGCTGCTGCAGCAAAGAAGTTCGAAGAAGAACAGCAGAAGCTTAAGGAAGAAGTTGCCGGCATGAAGGGCGACACTCTTCTTAACGGCATGCCCAAGCTTATGAACTACAAGGTGAAGGTTTCCGGTATCTCTGCCAAGGCTGACGATATCACCGCCTTTGCAAACAAGTCCTTGCTGGTGTTCTACTTCTCTGCAACCTGCGGCCACTGCGCTCATGCAGCTCCCCAGATTCTTGAAATCGCCAAGGAATTTGCCAAGGATGGCTTGACCACTCTCGCTGTGGCTAGCGGTGGCAACAACAAGTCCGGCATCCGCAAGTTTATGGATAACGCAAACTGGGATGCAACTGTTAACGTGGTTTGGGATGAATCCCGCCAGTTCGGTGAACTCTACAGCGATGGCTACGTTCCCAAGGTTTACCTGGTGAACCCGGATGGCTCCTACAAGATGTACGCCGCATTCGAATCTGAAAAGGATACTTTGAAGGCAGAAATCGCCGCTCTCCTGAAGGGTAAGAAGGTGGAATGGAATCCGGAAGATCCTCGCAAGGCTGAAGAAGCCAAGGCAGCAGAAGCTCCGGCAGCTGCAAAGTAA
- a CDS encoding proline--tRNA ligase, which translates to MKLSKYFYVTLRETPSDATMPSHIFLMRGGYIKPVSTGIYSMMPIGYRVIQKITNIVREEMNKIGGIEVDLPVVQTADLWSESGRYQAIGEELLRFKDRNNHNMVLAMTHEEAMTDMARYVLNSYKQLPFMLYQFKTKYRDEARARGGLIRVREFLMKDAYSFHSSQEDLDKHYQEEYDAYLRIYRRVGIEPVVVQSDTGIMGGKIAHEFMLDTPNGEDYLILCKKCGYQANREIAKFTRETYKGDANAMPEKVETPHCPSIEELSAFLKIDPKSTAKCVFFDFEGKLITVMVPGNLDVSEIKLHNLLKAKELYPADDALIRQCGMVPGFASPIGAHDTRIIVDEALADACDLVMGANEENYHLMHCTPKRDFPAFEVADIAEAQGGCKCPNCGEELSETRGIELGNIFKLGTKFSESMGAKYLTAEKTTAPAIMGCYGIGIGRLMASVVENSHDDFGPIWPKSIAPFQVEIVPIGKEPELVELAEKFEAELEANGIDVLVDDRDERPGVKFKDADLWGSPVRIAIGKKGLANGEVEWKFRNEKEFTMVKVEEVVAKAKAYFAE; encoded by the coding sequence ATGAAACTCTCTAAGTACTTCTATGTCACGCTCCGCGAAACGCCCAGCGACGCAACTATGCCCAGCCACATCTTCCTGATGCGTGGCGGCTATATCAAGCCTGTTTCTACCGGTATCTACTCCATGATGCCTATCGGCTACCGCGTGATCCAGAAGATTACCAACATCGTTCGTGAAGAAATGAACAAGATCGGCGGTATCGAAGTGGACCTGCCCGTGGTCCAGACCGCAGACCTGTGGAGCGAATCTGGCCGTTACCAGGCCATCGGCGAAGAACTTCTCCGTTTTAAGGACCGTAACAACCACAACATGGTGCTGGCCATGACCCACGAAGAAGCCATGACCGATATGGCCCGCTACGTGCTGAACAGCTACAAGCAGCTGCCCTTCATGCTGTACCAGTTCAAGACCAAGTACCGCGACGAAGCCCGTGCCCGCGGCGGTCTGATCCGTGTCCGCGAATTCCTCATGAAGGACGCCTACAGCTTCCACTCTTCTCAGGAAGACCTGGACAAGCACTATCAGGAAGAATACGATGCCTACCTCCGCATTTACCGCCGCGTAGGCATTGAACCGGTGGTGGTCCAGAGCGATACCGGCATCATGGGCGGAAAAATTGCTCACGAATTCATGCTGGATACTCCCAACGGCGAAGACTACCTGATTCTCTGTAAGAAGTGTGGCTACCAGGCCAACCGCGAAATCGCAAAGTTTACTCGCGAAACCTACAAGGGCGACGCTAACGCCATGCCCGAAAAGGTTGAAACTCCTCACTGCCCGTCTATCGAGGAACTGAGCGCATTCCTGAAGATCGACCCCAAGTCCACCGCCAAGTGCGTGTTCTTCGACTTCGAAGGCAAGCTCATTACCGTCATGGTTCCGGGCAACTTGGACGTTTCCGAAATCAAGCTCCACAACCTGCTGAAGGCCAAGGAACTTTACCCTGCAGACGACGCCCTCATCCGCCAGTGCGGCATGGTGCCTGGCTTTGCTAGCCCCATCGGTGCTCACGACACCCGCATCATCGTGGACGAAGCTCTGGCTGACGCCTGCGATCTCGTGATGGGCGCCAACGAAGAAAACTACCACCTGATGCACTGCACCCCGAAGCGCGACTTCCCGGCATTCGAAGTGGCCGACATCGCCGAAGCTCAGGGCGGCTGCAAGTGCCCGAACTGCGGTGAAGAACTTTCCGAAACCCGCGGTATCGAACTGGGTAACATCTTCAAGCTGGGCACCAAGTTCTCTGAATCCATGGGTGCCAAGTACCTCACTGCCGAAAAGACTACCGCTCCCGCCATCATGGGTTGCTACGGTATCGGTATCGGCCGCCTCATGGCTTCCGTTGTTGAAAACAGCCACGATGACTTCGGCCCCATCTGGCCCAAGTCCATCGCTCCCTTCCAGGTGGAAATCGTTCCCATCGGCAAGGAACCGGAACTGGTGGAACTTGCAGAAAAGTTCGAAGCAGAACTTGAAGCTAACGGCATCGACGTTCTCGTGGACGATCGTGACGAACGTCCGGGCGTCAAGTTCAAGGATGCCGACCTGTGGGGCTCCCCGGTCCGTATCGCTATCGGCAAGAAGGGTCTTGCCAACGGCGAAGTGGAATGGAAGTTCCGCAACGAAAAGGAATTCACCATGGTCAAGGTCGAAGAAGTTGTGGCCAAGGCCAAGGCTTACTTCGCAGAATAA
- a CDS encoding DUF2914 domain-containing protein produces the protein MEFVDKLREKPLVKKIEKFFPAIAFLGGFGWDSITLGMSIDDSDLVFLLAYYTGALILVVLLSARLEHPEGWTAERIMAAAAARPQKQAPKQEAKQPPRQPTTKIGNAASTAASTVANAATSAASSVASAADKLAEKVGLEKTAIPENAIVVEHHFLDREWSPVWKDRFTWALQFFFGGISSALVVCYFKSSGSLASLILVILLAMLLVGNEFLKKHYESFGLNLTMFCLLGTMVLNFTIPHLVHSIGFGWFFLSTMLSFGVCALIWKISRRTKKVLIAPAVISVLLIVAYLMNWVPPVPLVLKQQMACQNFDKETYTCDIDAPSFLQKVGLKSPTVHRMDGNEVYFLSSVYAPAKLKAELEYRWYYQEPSTGKYKLTDKISSSRMTINGGRESGFRSFSKKKNVPPGIYRVETAYKNGAVIGSSAFEVFEGAPENGFVRDTLR, from the coding sequence ATGGAATTCGTTGATAAACTTCGTGAAAAGCCCCTTGTAAAAAAAATTGAAAAGTTCTTCCCCGCCATAGCCTTTCTTGGCGGTTTCGGGTGGGACTCAATTACCCTGGGCATGTCCATCGACGATAGCGACCTGGTATTTCTCCTGGCGTACTACACCGGCGCCCTGATTCTTGTTGTACTTCTGTCTGCAAGGCTTGAACATCCCGAAGGCTGGACAGCGGAACGCATCATGGCCGCAGCCGCCGCAAGGCCTCAAAAGCAGGCACCGAAACAAGAAGCTAAACAACCACCAAGGCAACCCACCACAAAGATCGGCAACGCAGCCTCCACCGCGGCATCAACAGTCGCAAATGCAGCCACCTCCGCAGCCTCATCCGTCGCAAGCGCCGCAGACAAGCTGGCAGAAAAAGTTGGACTCGAAAAAACAGCCATTCCCGAGAACGCCATCGTTGTAGAGCACCACTTTTTAGATCGCGAATGGTCCCCCGTCTGGAAGGATCGTTTTACCTGGGCATTGCAGTTCTTCTTCGGCGGTATTTCCAGCGCACTTGTAGTCTGCTACTTCAAAAGTAGCGGTTCCCTAGCATCGCTCATTCTTGTTATTTTGTTAGCAATGCTTCTGGTGGGTAACGAATTCCTCAAGAAGCATTACGAAAGCTTCGGCCTGAACCTCACCATGTTCTGCCTCCTTGGAACCATGGTACTTAACTTCACCATTCCCCACCTGGTTCACAGCATCGGATTTGGATGGTTCTTCCTGAGTACCATGCTGTCCTTCGGGGTTTGCGCCCTGATATGGAAAATCTCCCGACGAACCAAGAAGGTTCTGATTGCGCCGGCCGTCATCAGCGTGTTATTGATTGTTGCCTACCTGATGAACTGGGTCCCGCCGGTGCCTCTTGTTCTTAAGCAGCAGATGGCTTGCCAGAACTTCGACAAGGAAACATACACCTGCGATATCGACGCACCCAGCTTTCTACAAAAGGTGGGGCTAAAGTCTCCCACGGTCCACCGGATGGACGGAAACGAAGTCTACTTCCTCTCCTCCGTCTACGCCCCGGCAAAGCTGAAAGCGGAGCTGGAATACCGCTGGTACTACCAGGAACCCTCCACCGGAAAGTACAAACTGACAGACAAGATATCCTCTAGCCGCATGACCATTAATGGCGGCCGCGAGTCTGGTTTCCGAAGCTTCTCCAAGAAGAAGAACGTTCCACCCGGAATCTACCGCGTGGAAACCGCATACAAAAATGGAGCCGTTATCGGCTCCAGTGCATTCGAAGTATTTGAAGGCGCCCCTGAAAACGGATTCGTCAGGGACACCCTCCGCTAA
- a CDS encoding carboxylesterase family protein, whose translation MKQKFATMRCVAVALSVLALLASVAGAAERYKDRMFEVEVTKDWPIAQDVPHLSETHFITEALEKVSDVKGDGTVAYFYSSESKTKNKSILVDVYMPKKDTVTDRPMVIVSHGGAFVAGHKDDKSQKTVGYCDSLAARGYVVMSLEYRLGVTLEGKECPILDKTCQLSIDSANFARSVYRGVQDIRAAVRFARKNVESLGINPGRIYLIGNSAGAILSLENIYASSEKDFPSYIEKEPLLGALDEYGEPGTDSRANGAASLWGAVHNLDMIGDNETPVLLIHGTDDGTVYFKTGRPLSNVAGVLTNLMPSTAASIAAIGLDLHAPTLYGSYVIDSLLTAKKIEHETYFVEGVKHEFYDDDPKYAKEVQKRVFDFLYNLTQGPAGVVKNPAVMLTRAAAVHMGENNLSFSVSRGSNLKYVVVDLRGRAVMNGVASAGNTVELNVLNNGVYVLKVQGERAIKFGIRK comes from the coding sequence ATGAAACAAAAATTCGCTACTATGCGTTGCGTAGCAGTCGCTTTGTCGGTGCTTGCCTTGCTTGCCTCTGTTGCCGGTGCTGCAGAACGTTACAAAGACAGAATGTTCGAAGTGGAAGTGACCAAGGATTGGCCCATTGCTCAAGACGTTCCGCATCTCAGTGAAACCCATTTTATTACCGAAGCCCTGGAAAAGGTTTCCGATGTGAAGGGTGATGGCACGGTCGCTTATTTCTACAGCAGCGAAAGCAAAACCAAGAACAAGTCTATCCTTGTGGATGTGTACATGCCCAAGAAGGATACGGTGACTGATCGCCCCATGGTTATCGTTTCCCATGGTGGAGCATTTGTTGCCGGCCATAAGGACGACAAGTCCCAGAAGACTGTTGGCTATTGCGATTCCCTGGCTGCTCGCGGTTACGTGGTCATGTCTCTGGAATATCGCCTTGGCGTGACCTTGGAAGGCAAGGAATGCCCCATCCTGGATAAGACCTGTCAGCTTTCTATTGATAGCGCTAACTTTGCCCGCTCTGTGTATCGTGGCGTTCAGGATATCCGCGCCGCCGTTCGCTTTGCTCGCAAGAATGTAGAATCCCTGGGAATCAATCCCGGTCGTATCTACCTGATTGGTAACAGCGCTGGTGCAATCCTCAGCCTTGAAAACATCTATGCTTCCTCCGAGAAGGATTTCCCGTCCTACATTGAGAAGGAACCTTTGCTAGGCGCTCTTGATGAATACGGCGAACCCGGTACTGATTCCCGCGCCAATGGCGCCGCATCCCTGTGGGGTGCTGTTCACAACTTGGATATGATTGGCGACAACGAGACTCCGGTGCTTTTGATTCATGGCACTGACGACGGTACGGTTTACTTCAAGACGGGTCGCCCCCTGAGCAACGTGGCTGGTGTATTGACAAACCTGATGCCCAGTACTGCAGCATCCATTGCAGCAATCGGTCTTGATTTGCACGCTCCCACTCTTTATGGTAGCTACGTCATTGATTCTCTCTTGACTGCAAAGAAGATTGAACACGAAACCTACTTTGTGGAAGGCGTCAAGCATGAATTCTACGATGACGATCCCAAGTACGCAAAGGAAGTCCAAAAGCGTGTATTTGATTTTCTTTATAACCTGACCCAGGGCCCTGCCGGCGTCGTGAAGAATCCGGCTGTGATGTTGACTCGTGCTGCTGCCGTACACATGGGCGAAAACAACCTGAGCTTTAGCGTGAGCCGCGGTTCTAACCTGAAGTACGTGGTGGTTGACCTGCGTGGCCGTGCCGTTATGAACGGCGTTGCTTCTGCTGGCAATACTGTGGAACTGAATGTCTTGAACAACGGCGTATACGTCCTGAAGGTTCAGGGCGAACGCGCCATCAAGTTCGGCATTAGAAAATAA
- a CDS encoding carbon-nitrogen hydrolase, with translation MKKIKTATLQGKWTGDTKSNNEWYKAEALKLKGQGIDILVLPEMFHTPYFPFEENADFFDMAIEKDDVIVKEWQDIARELGAVVVFPFFEKRARGIYHNSAFVFERDGSIAGLYRKSHIPDDPAFYEKYYFIPGDTGFEPIKTSAGKIGVLICWDQWFPEAARIMSLKGADLLIYPTAIGWMKSEPAELYPRQQDSWTTVMRGHAIANRTFVLSANRIGTEGELTFWGTSFVAAPDGYLIKKCDTDFLGASIVEIDLGETEFNRRWWPHFRDRRVDLYGDILKIWCD, from the coding sequence ATGAAGAAAATCAAGACCGCAACTTTGCAAGGCAAGTGGACTGGCGACACCAAGTCCAACAATGAATGGTACAAGGCCGAAGCCCTCAAGCTGAAAGGCCAGGGAATCGACATCCTCGTTCTCCCGGAAATGTTCCACACACCTTATTTCCCCTTTGAAGAAAACGCAGACTTCTTCGATATGGCAATCGAAAAAGACGACGTAATCGTGAAGGAATGGCAGGACATTGCCCGCGAATTAGGCGCAGTAGTGGTTTTCCCCTTCTTCGAGAAGCGCGCCCGCGGAATCTATCACAACTCCGCCTTCGTGTTTGAACGTGACGGAAGCATCGCAGGTCTCTACCGCAAGAGCCACATTCCCGACGACCCCGCCTTCTACGAGAAGTACTATTTTATTCCCGGCGACACCGGCTTTGAGCCCATCAAGACTTCTGCCGGTAAGATTGGCGTTCTGATTTGCTGGGACCAGTGGTTCCCCGAAGCAGCCCGCATCATGAGCCTGAAGGGCGCAGACCTGCTGATCTACCCCACCGCTATCGGCTGGATGAAATCCGAACCCGCAGAACTTTACCCCCGCCAGCAGGACAGCTGGACTACCGTCATGCGTGGCCACGCCATCGCAAACCGCACCTTCGTGCTTTCAGCAAACCGCATCGGTACCGAAGGGGAACTGACCTTCTGGGGAACAAGCTTTGTGGCAGCCCCCGATGGCTACCTCATCAAGAAATGCGACACGGACTTCCTGGGCGCATCCATTGTGGAAATCGATCTGGGCGAAACCGAATTCAATCGCCGCTGGTGGCCCCATTTCCGTGACCGCCGCGTGGATTTGTACGGTGATATCTTGAAAATCTGGTGCGACTAG
- a CDS encoding agmatine deiminase family protein, which translates to MATAKNNTLRYPAEWEEQAATWLAFPHNKKNWYGERGEKIRKFYINLIQTISEFQPVNVLIPSKNFLTFDEKLALADRPFPVSVIFLKTNDIWIRDYGPFFMKKGDKTVISQTQFNAWGAKFPPWNHDDKIPETIAEAFGYKMDKSVPYIFEGGAIEVNGDGLGITTLDCLIGKNRNAEKDLTKVIKALCNAFGLKSLLILPHGLHGDHTDGHIDNVARFVTKDRVVMCWEESKKSPNTPILAEAKHLIEEFMKAHYGKKAKVDTLPMPPQRVLEDGQILPASYMNYIHVNGALIFPKYKSPKDAVAQKYFESVFPKLKVIGIDCRTVIEEGGSLHCMSKHESK; encoded by the coding sequence ATGGCAACCGCAAAGAACAACACATTGCGTTATCCTGCAGAATGGGAAGAACAGGCGGCAACTTGGCTCGCCTTCCCCCACAACAAGAAGAACTGGTACGGCGAACGCGGTGAAAAGATTCGCAAGTTCTACATCAACCTGATCCAGACCATCAGCGAATTCCAGCCGGTGAACGTGCTGATCCCTTCCAAGAATTTCTTGACCTTTGACGAAAAGTTGGCCTTGGCCGACCGCCCCTTCCCGGTAAGCGTCATCTTCCTCAAGACCAACGACATCTGGATCCGTGACTATGGTCCGTTCTTCATGAAGAAGGGCGACAAGACCGTTATTTCCCAGACCCAGTTCAACGCCTGGGGCGCCAAGTTCCCTCCCTGGAATCACGACGACAAGATTCCCGAAACCATCGCGGAAGCCTTTGGCTACAAGATGGACAAGAGTGTTCCCTACATCTTTGAAGGCGGCGCCATCGAAGTCAACGGCGACGGTCTGGGCATCACCACTCTGGACTGTCTCATCGGCAAGAACCGCAATGCAGAAAAGGACCTGACCAAAGTCATCAAGGCACTTTGCAACGCATTCGGCCTCAAGTCCCTATTGATCCTCCCCCACGGTCTCCACGGCGACCACACCGACGGACACATCGACAACGTGGCCCGCTTTGTCACCAAGGATCGCGTGGTCATGTGCTGGGAAGAAAGCAAGAAGAGTCCCAACACACCCATACTCGCCGAGGCAAAGCACCTGATTGAAGAATTCATGAAGGCTCACTACGGCAAGAAGGCCAAGGTGGACACCCTCCCCATGCCGCCCCAGCGCGTTCTTGAAGACGGCCAGATTCTTCCGGCCAGCTACATGAACTACATCCACGTGAACGGCGCCCTCATCTTCCCCAAGTACAAGAGCCCGAAGGACGCTGTCGCACAGAAGTATTTCGAAAGCGTATTCCCCAAGTTGAAGGTTATCGGCATCGACTGCCGCACCGTCATTGAGGAAGGCGGTAGCCTGCACTGCATGAGCAAGCACGAAAGTAAGTAA
- a CDS encoding Mur ligase domain-containing protein, with translation MSSYFFIGVAGVGMSAIGQYLVGRGVEVRGSDRQFGEYLAGNCEKPRVMEQLEECGIKCFAQDGSGVTADLSAVVVSTAIEDTNPDLKRAKELGVKVMHRSEMLAKISKEAKTIAVSGTSGKSTVTAMIYHILQYAGLQPSVMTGAGLVNLQKEGKIGNAVSGKGEWLVVEADESDGTLVRYEPEVGLILNVDKDHKEMSELQEIFGKFRDNILNNGKTLIVNDAHPLAKPFSQDRHNDFGTESYVGVQGIDFRTDGPAIVFRCRHNNELVKFTVPMPGRHNMENALAATAAALQAGVSLRTCADALSSFPGVFRRHQILGTFNGVTLVDDFAHNPAKISASIKSAQGFTSGRVLAWFQPHGFGPTRFLRNDLVEFINKALRNPGAEIGAGSNDRMYFSEIYYAGGTVTRDISAGDLVNDLINKHSDAIYIANRNECAAAMVADAKPGDTILLMGARDPSLEKFAQSVQKMLESK, from the coding sequence ATGTCTTCTTATTTCTTTATCGGTGTTGCTGGTGTTGGCATGAGTGCCATCGGTCAGTACTTGGTGGGCCGCGGTGTTGAAGTTCGCGGTTCTGATCGTCAGTTTGGTGAATATCTTGCAGGCAACTGCGAGAAGCCCCGGGTTATGGAACAGCTGGAAGAGTGCGGTATCAAGTGCTTCGCCCAAGACGGCTCTGGTGTAACTGCGGATCTTTCCGCCGTTGTGGTCAGTACCGCCATCGAAGATACCAATCCGGATCTGAAGCGTGCCAAGGAACTTGGTGTGAAGGTGATGCACCGCAGCGAAATGCTGGCCAAGATTTCCAAGGAAGCAAAGACCATTGCGGTTAGCGGCACCAGCGGCAAGTCTACTGTGACTGCCATGATTTACCACATTTTGCAGTACGCCGGATTGCAGCCCTCTGTAATGACCGGCGCAGGCCTTGTGAACCTCCAGAAGGAAGGCAAGATCGGTAATGCTGTCAGCGGCAAGGGCGAATGGCTTGTGGTTGAAGCTGACGAAAGCGATGGAACGTTGGTCCGTTACGAACCCGAAGTTGGCCTCATCCTGAATGTGGACAAAGATCACAAGGAAATGAGCGAACTGCAGGAAATCTTCGGCAAGTTCCGCGACAACATTTTGAATAACGGCAAGACTTTGATTGTGAATGACGCTCACCCGCTGGCAAAGCCTTTCAGCCAGGATCGTCACAACGACTTCGGCACCGAAAGCTATGTGGGCGTCCAGGGCATTGACTTCCGCACGGATGGCCCGGCAATTGTTTTCCGCTGCCGTCACAACAATGAACTGGTGAAGTTTACCGTGCCTATGCCGGGCCGCCACAATATGGAAAATGCCCTGGCTGCAACCGCTGCCGCGTTGCAGGCCGGCGTAAGTCTTAGGACTTGCGCGGACGCCCTCAGCTCCTTCCCGGGCGTGTTCCGCCGCCATCAGATTCTTGGCACCTTCAACGGCGTGACTCTGGTGGATGACTTCGCCCATAATCCTGCAAAGATTTCTGCCAGCATCAAGAGCGCCCAGGGCTTTACCTCTGGCCGCGTACTTGCCTGGTTCCAGCCCCACGGCTTTGGCCCCACACGTTTCCTGCGCAACGACCTGGTGGAATTTATCAACAAGGCTCTGCGCAACCCTGGTGCAGAAATTGGCGCTGGTTCCAACGACCGTATGTACTTCAGCGAAATCTACTACGCTGGCGGTACCGTGACCCGCGATATTTCCGCTGGCGACTTAGTTAACGATTTGATTAACAAGCACTCCGACGCCATCTACATCGCGAACCGCAATGAATGCGCCGCCGCCATGGTGGCCGACGCCAAGCCCGGCGATACCATCTTGCTCATGGGCGCCCGCGACCCGTCTCTGGAAAAGTTCGCCCAGAGCGTGCAGAAAATGCTGGAAAGCAAGTAG
- a CDS encoding RluA family pseudouridine synthase, producing MNYLVDEKKNGERIDKFLTSVLENVSRTDVQKMIAAGEVKVGGVATPKNFRVETGMVVVCGEIPEKEASTLEPQEIPLDIVYEDDDIVVINKPRNLVVHPGNGVKDGTLANGLLYHFKENLSTVNGALRPGIVHRLDKDTPGLMVVAKNDNAHRHLAHQLETRTLHRTYNALVWGHVRDLEGTIDAPIGRNPKNRLKMAVVSGGKESRTHYTAKKFFNFATLLELQLESGRTHQIRVHSRYMGHPVVGDPLYDGREGCINRVSPLMREYAEKVLEIAPAQLLQAVKIELIHPTTGKKMKFKVPLEKPFDKVLKLLKKECPEDAPKFDVEDDTAFRELDPEMRFEDDGDDYFDEYASDEILAITPEEAAPYKERKTRAQRLAERKERAAARKAKAAERKLIKQMKAARRKGIAAEDFVEPGYEPTIDPNLL from the coding sequence ATGAATTATCTTGTAGACGAAAAGAAGAATGGTGAACGTATCGACAAGTTTTTGACGAGCGTTCTTGAAAATGTGTCCCGCACCGACGTGCAGAAGATGATCGCTGCCGGCGAGGTGAAGGTGGGTGGGGTGGCCACTCCCAAGAACTTCCGTGTAGAAACGGGCATGGTGGTGGTCTGTGGCGAAATTCCCGAAAAGGAAGCAAGCACCCTGGAACCTCAGGAAATTCCTCTGGATATCGTTTACGAAGATGACGACATTGTGGTGATCAATAAGCCCCGCAACCTGGTGGTTCATCCGGGTAATGGCGTGAAGGATGGAACCTTGGCCAACGGCTTGCTGTACCACTTCAAGGAAAATCTTTCTACGGTGAATGGTGCGCTGCGCCCAGGTATTGTTCATCGCTTGGACAAGGATACTCCGGGTCTTATGGTGGTGGCAAAGAACGATAACGCACACCGTCACTTGGCTCACCAGCTGGAAACCCGCACTTTGCATCGTACTTATAATGCATTGGTGTGGGGCCATGTTCGTGACTTGGAAGGTACTATCGATGCTCCCATCGGTCGCAATCCCAAGAATCGCTTGAAGATGGCTGTGGTCAGCGGCGGTAAGGAAAGCCGTACGCACTATACTGCCAAGAAGTTCTTCAACTTCGCTACTTTGCTGGAACTACAGTTGGAGTCTGGCCGTACCCATCAGATTCGCGTGCATAGCCGCTACATGGGTCATCCTGTTGTTGGTGACCCGCTGTACGATGGACGTGAAGGTTGCATTAATCGCGTGTCTCCCTTGATGCGTGAATACGCCGAGAAGGTTTTGGAAATCGCGCCCGCCCAGCTGTTGCAGGCTGTGAAGATTGAACTGATTCATCCGACCACGGGAAAGAAGATGAAGTTCAAGGTTCCTCTGGAAAAGCCTTTCGACAAGGTCCTGAAGCTGTTGAAGAAGGAATGTCCCGAAGACGCTCCCAAGTTTGATGTTGAAGACGATACTGCGTTCCGTGAACTGGACCCGGAAATGCGTTTTGAAGATGATGGCGATGATTACTTCGATGAATACGCAAGCGATGAAATCCTGGCCATCACTCCGGAAGAGGCTGCTCCCTACAAGGAACGTAAGACTCGTGCTCAGCGCCTGGCAGAACGTAAGGAACGTGCTGCCGCCCGCAAGGCCAAGGCTGCAGAACGTAAGCTCATCAAGCAGATGAAGGCCGCCCGCCGCAAGGGCATTGCTGCTGAAGACTTCGTTGAACCCGGTTACGAACCCACAATTGACCCGAACCTTTTATAA